DNA from Rhipicephalus microplus isolate Deutch F79 chromosome 5, USDA_Rmic, whole genome shotgun sequence:
GCGAAGGCGGACACGGAATTTCGAGCATTCAGTAGGCGATCTCGCTGCCCCATGGCCTGTACGGTTTGACGCCGCCGGAACCAGAAAGCGGGGACAGGTCGGAGCCATACGTCGTCGACGACGTCGGGGGAGTCATGGGAGAGAAATGGGCGGCAGCGACGCCGTGGAAGTACTGGTTTCCCCCCTGTTGCGTCGCCGCAGTTGGCAACATGACGTTCGCCGTCGGGGGCGTGAGGGGCATGTGCGTCGTCCTGGTGGCCACGGGCAAGTGTTGCCGGAAGCCCTTGGTCTCAAGCCGCGGCGGCTCGTTTCCCGAGGCGTACTGCTCCACCACCGCTGTGGCCGGAGACGCCTGGGGAGAGCCGCTGGAGGTCGGGTAGTGAGGAGCCGCTGGACTCGCTGGACTCCAGCAGGACGACTTGGCGGCCAGCTCTCGCTGTGCCGAATAGCACTGCAGGTGACTCATGAGGCGCAGCCGAAGCGGGTCTTGCAGGTCGATGCCCTCAATGGCCACTAGGTAGCGGGCCACCTCGCTTGCGCATTCACGGAAGCCCATGGAGTGGTAATCCATGGCGAACTTGTGCGGGTCA
Protein-coding regions in this window:
- the Hey gene encoding hairy/E(spl)-related with YRPW motif, translated to MFSFGHSGTSSGSGSCQLLTRKKRRGIIEKRRRDRINTSLTELRRLVPTAFEKQGSAKLEKAEILQMTVDHLKMLHSKGVDAFTFDPHKFAMDYHSMGFRECASEVARYLVAIEGIDLQDPLRLRLMSHLQCYSAQRELAAKSSCWSPASPAAPHYPTSSGSPQASPATAVVEQYASGNEPPRLETKGFRQHLPVATRTTHMPLTPPTANVMLPTAATQQGGNQYFHGVAAAHFSPMTPPTSSTTYGSDLSPLSGSGGVKPYRPWGSEIAY